A region of Lycium barbarum isolate Lr01 chromosome 3, ASM1917538v2, whole genome shotgun sequence DNA encodes the following proteins:
- the LOC132633519 gene encoding uncharacterized protein LOC132633519 gives MWWFKSIVFVVWLVHVSEASVHDYSGEKFVSKGNAFVVHGGSEGIYSSVPNLTESSPSTSDSDSFIRFEKIVFRRPKEFSNFSSDPIHAIVFEVDDRETIGGSAYGGQRAVCCTADLAKLGVCTQGQIIHRPSANNPGWPKVFSASFSNDGVDVALQSRSIPITKTGMYNVYFIHCEPNLKEITVEGKTIWKNPTGYLPGRMAPLMNFYGFMSLAFVLLGIFWFSQYARFWREIIPLQNCITLVITLGMLEMAFWYFDYAEFNETGVRPTGTTVWAVTFGTVKRTVSRLVILMVSMGYGVVRPTLGGLTSKVLLLGGTFFVASEVLELVENVGAVSDLSGKARLFFVIPVACLDAFFILWIFTSLSATLNKLQARRLLAKLDIYRKFTNALAVAVIVSVGWTCYELYFKSTDVYNERWQNAWIIPAFWQVLSFSLLCIICALWAPSQNSMRYAYSDDGEEFDKDVTLTLIKPSPLPPKDVRSQAEVRPALGNNELSNGDDVEDKTE, from the exons ATGTGGTGGTTTAAGTCAATTGTATTCGTGGTATGGTTGGTCCATGTGAGTGAAGCGTCAGTGCATGACTACAGTGGGGAGAAATTCGTGAGCAAGGGCAATGCATTTGTAGTCCACGGAGGTAGCGAAGGAATTTACTCCTCTGTTCCTAACCTCACTGAATCATCTCCTTCTACCTCCGACTCCGACTCTTTCATTCG GTTCGAAAAGATTGTATTTCGGAGGCCAAAAGAATTCTCAAACTTTAGCTCAGACCCAATTCATGCAATTGTTTTTGAGGTGGATGATCGAGAGACAATTGGGGGCTCTGCCTATGGTGGCCAAAGAGCTGTTTGTTGCACAGCAGATCTTGCAAAACTTGGAGTTTGCACACAAGGGCAAATCATTCACCGTCCATCTGCTAATAATCCCGGATGGCCTAAAGTTTTTAGTGCCTCATTCAGCAATGATGGGGTTGATGTAGCATTGCAGTCAAGATCAATCCCGATTACAAAAACTGGGATGTATAATGTGTACTTTATTCACTGTGAACCaaatcttaaggaaattactgTTGAAGGGAAAACCATATGGAAGAATCCTACTGGTTACTTACCTGGTAGAATGGCTCCTCTTATGAACTTCTATGGGTTCATGTCTCTTGCATTTGTGTTACTTGGGATCTTTTGGTTTTCGCAGTATGCAAGATTCTGGAGAGAAATTATTCCTTTACAAAATTGTATTACACTCGTTATAACACTGGGCATGCTTGAAATGGCATTTTGGTACTTTGACTATGCTGAATTCAATGAAACTGGAGTCAGGCCCACTGGTACCACTGTATGGGCTGTGACTTTTGGTACAGTGAAGCGCACAGTTTCACGTTTGGTCATTCTGATGGTCTCTATGGGCTATGGTGTCGTTAGACCTACCCTAGGTGGTCTCACATCAAAGGTCCTTTTGCTTGGAGGAACATTCTTTGTGGCTTCTGAAGTGCTTGAACTGGTAGAAAATGTTGGTGCTGTCAGTGATTTATCAGGAAAAGCAAGGTTATTTTTCGTAATTCCTGTGGCATGTTTGGATGCTTTCTTTATCCTGTGGATATTCACCTCCCTGTCGGCAACTTTGAACAAGCTTCAG GCTAGAAGGTTGTTGGCCAAATTAGACATTTATCGCAAGTTCACAAATGCATTGGCTGTCGCTGTTATTGTATCTGTTGGATGGACGTGCTACGAG CTATACTTCAAGTCCACTGATGTGTACAATGAGCGATGGCAAAATGCCTGGATTATTCCTGCCTTCTGGCAAGTGCTATCTTTCTCTCTCCTTTGCATCATCTGTGCTCTTTGGGCGCCATCTCAAAACTCCATGAG ATACGCCTACTCCGATGACGGTGAAGAGTTCGACAAGGACGTTACATTGACGCTCATAAAGCCCTCCCCTCTGCCACCAAAGGATGTTAGAAGCCAAGCTGAAGTGAGGCCAGCACTGGGTAACAATGAGTTATCTAATGGTGATGATGTAGAAGACAAGACAGAGTAA
- the LOC132633518 gene encoding exocyst complex component EXO70A1, with product MEPPENDSVIAFESAEKIILRWDSTVSEEAREKMIFNGDRNEIDRYLQAVDEIQRSMESTTLSNDHDKANSAIQIAMARLEDEFRNILIAHTSAIEADSLTDPSPSSVNSGEFNLPEEDYNETPTKGRSSSSGSYKLQVLDPSLTSTDDDSFTKELDHQESSTSSYRSTNSIREVDLMPSKAIDDLRSIADRMISAGYLRECIQVYGSVRKSAVDSSFRKLGIEKLSIGDIQRLDWETLETKIRRWIRAAKVCVRMLFASEKKLCEQIFEDLGTATDDACFVETIKGPAIQLFNFAEAISISRRSPEKLFKILDLHDALSDLLPDIEVVFESKSSESIRVQAVEILSRLGEAARGILSEFENAVLREPSKVPVPGGTIHPLTRYVMNYISLISDYKQTMGELIVSQPSTGARYSNDPNTPDMDFGELEGQTPLALHLIWIIVILQFNLEGKAKHYRDNSLAHLFMMNNVHYIVQKIKGSPELGEMIADNYVRKLTGKFRIAATCYQRATWVRVLHCLRDEGLHVSGSFSSGVSKSALRERFKSFNALFEEVHRTQSTWLIPDTQLREELRISISEKLIPAYRSFLGRFRSHIESGRHPENYIKYTVEDLENAVLDFFEGYAVSQHLRRRSQ from the exons ATGGAACCACCAGAAAACGACAGCGTAATAGCATTCGAATCAGCTGAGAAAATAATTCTCCGATGGGATTCAACAGTATCAGAAGAAGCAAGAGAAAAAATGATATTTAACGGCGATCGTAACGAGATCGATCGTTATTTACAAGCCGTTGATGAAATCCAACGGTCAATGGAGTCTACAACATTATCCAACGATCATGATAAAGCAAATAGTGCGATCCAGATCGCTATGGCTAGACTTGAAGATGAGTTTCGTAATATACTTATTGCTCATACAAGTGCAATTGAAGCTGATTCGTTAACTGATCCTAGTCCTTCTTCAGTCAACTCTGGTGAATTCAATTTGCCTGAAGAAGATTACAATGAAACTCCTACCAAGGGCAGATCCAGTTCTTCAG GAAGCTATAAACTTCAAGTCCTGGATCCATCTCTGACTTCCACTGACGATGATTCATTCACTAAGGAGTTGGATCATCAAGAGAGTAGCACTAGCAGCTATCGATCTACTAATAGTATCCGCGAAGTTGATCTTATGCCGTCCAAAGCAATAGATGATCTCCGAAGTATCGCCGACCGAATGATTTCTGCTGGATATCTCCGAGAGTGTATTCAG GTATACGGTAGTGTACGGAAGTCCGCCGTGGATTCGAGCTTCCGAAAGCTTGGAATAGAGAAGCTGAGCATTGGAGATATCCAGAGACTTGATTGGGAGACACTGGAAACGAAGATCCGAAGATGGATACGAGCTGCAAAAGTATGTGTTCGCATGCTTTTTGCTAGCGAGAAGAAATTATGTGAGCAAATCTTCGAGGATTTGGGCACGGCGACTGATGATGCTTGCTTTGTGGAGACTATTAAAGGACCAGCAATACAGCTGTTCAATTTCGCAGAAGCTATTAGCATTAGCAGGCGATCGCCTGAGaagttgtttaagatattggatcTTCATGATGCTTTATCGGATTTACTCCCTGATATTGAAGTTGTTTTCGAGTCAAAATCTTCAGAATCTATTAGAGTTCAAGCAGTAGAGATATTGTCTAGGTTAGGGGAGGCTGCTAGAGGGATATTATCGGAATTCGAGAATGCAGTGCTTCGTGAACCTTCGAAAGTTCCCGTCCCTGGAGGGACGATTCATCCCTTAACTAGGTATGTCATGAACTATATAAGTCTAATTTCGGACTATAAGCAGACAATGGGTGAATTGATTGTTTCACAGCCATCGACGGGAGCAAGGTACTCAAATGATCCTAATACCCCTGATATGGATTTCGGGGAGCTAGAAGGGCAGACTCCATTAGCGCTTCATTTGATTTGGATTATTGTCATTTTGCAGTTCAATTTGGAAGGTAAGGCTAAGCACTATAGAGATAACTCTTTAGCTCATTTATTCATGATGAACAATGTGCATTATATTGTTCAGAAGATTAAAGGGTCACCTGAGTTAGGGGAAATGATTGCGGATAATTACGTAAGAAAATTAACGGGGAAATTCAGGATAGCTGCTACCTGTTACCAGAGAGCAACCTGGGTGAGGGTTTTGCATTGTTTGAGAGATGAGGGATTACATGTGAGTGGCAGTTTTTCATCAGGGGTGTCCAAGAGCGCATTGAGAGAGCGGTTCAAGTCGTTCAATGCCTTGTTTGAAGAGGTTCACAGGACTCAGTCCACATGGTTGATACCAGATACACAGCTCAGGGAGGAGCTGCGTATTTCCATATCCGAAAAGTTGATTCCTGCCTATAGATCATTTCTTGGACGGTTCAGGAGCCATATAGAAAGCGGAAGGCATCCAGAAAACTATATCAAGTATACTGTGGAGGACTTAGAGAATGCTGTCCTGGATTTCTTTGAGGGGTATGCTGTGTCACAGCACTTGAGGAGAAGATCTCAGTGA
- the LOC132633521 gene encoding uncharacterized protein LOC132633521 isoform X1 produces MADGFASSVEMGLQLTKRIYYGKIPPKPLVMEKKSSATLPTGPMVYAVVKDPTIVDNPDIPSYQPYVHGRCDPPAMIPLEMQGIGMEVDCYMDTAFVTVNGTWRLHCVSSSRYCDCRIAVPMGEQGSVLGVEIETPSRSYSTLLIESNDTKDASLIANAKDGFLLKRQIYTLKVPQVAGGSILSIKVSWSQKILYQDGQFSLNIPFSFPWYVNPVEKLSCKKERIRLNMNSGIGTEILCESSSHPFKETRRLVGSLGFLYESDVRAWSMNDLSFSYKVHSSEILGTVLLNSPSMLDFDQREMCCFYLYPPTVNTRKVFRKEVVYVVDISASMQGRPLENVKAALLAALSKLSPADAFNIIAFNGKSLLFSTSLVPSGKESIGKAIQWIDQNFVAEGSIDISLPLNQAIEMLSENGDSIALVFLITDGSVGDEREICQAVRGRLMKRGLNAPRISTFGIGLYCNHYFLQMLAQIGRGYYDAAYDLDSIGSRLERLLNDTSSVILADLRIEALENLDSFELYPCYLPDLLSSRPLIVSGRFIGTCPDSVKVSGTLADSTNFEVDVKVQKAKDFPLERVFARRQIETLTANAWFSGSKQLEEMVVKLSLQTGVPSEYTNLVLVENKKEKQTSKLEAVDEKASDHLNVEKIIYLRALGVGFGDLKATVDNLPVEAAEPKLHETSEMVFAAASSLCGKLCDCCCCMCFIQFCSRVNDRCAVTLGQLCAALACFECISFCFEVCGECN; encoded by the exons ATGGCTGATGGTTTTGCAAGTTCGGTAGAAATGGGACTACAGTTAACTAAACGAATTTACTACGGTAAAATTCCACCGAAGCCGTTAGTAATGGAGAAAAAATCATCTGCGACGCTACCGACGGGACCTATGGTGTACGCTGTAGTTAAGGACCCTACGATTGTGGATAATCCTGATATTCCGAGTTATCAACCGTACGTTCATGGTCGTTGTGATCCACCAGCGATGATTCCACTGGAAATGCAGGGAATTGGAATGGAAGTTGATTGTTATATGGATACTGCTTTTGTAACGGTCAACGGTACTTGGCGCCTACACTGTGTTTCTTCTAGTAGATATTGTGATTGTCGAATCGCTGTACCAATGGGAGAACAG GGTTCAGTTCTAGGTGTGGAAATTGAAACACCATCAAGATCGTATTCTACCCTGTTGATTGAATCAAATGATACCAAAGATGCTAGTTTAATAGCCAATGCTAAAGATGGCTTCTTACTAAAACGCCAGATATACACATTAAAGGTCCCTCAG GTTGCTGGAGGTTCTATTCTCTCCATTAAAGTCAGTTGGTCTCAGAAAATATTGTATCAAGATGGTCAATTTTCCTTAAATATACCTTTCAGTTTCCCGTGGTATGTCAATCCAGTTGAAAAACTATCGTGTAAGAAAGAGAGGATTCGGTTGAACATGAACTCTGGTATAGGGACAGAGATTTTATGCGAAAGTTCTAGTCATCCTTTCAAG GAAACAAGACGTTTGGTTGGTAGTTTAGGTTTTTTATACGAGAGTGATGTTCGGGCATGGTCAATGAATGACTTGAGTTTCTCGTACAAA GTTCATTCAAGTGAGATCCTTGGGACAGTGCTTCTGAACTCTCCGTCTATGCTTGATTTTGATCAGAGAGAAATGTGTTGCTTCTATCTATACCCACCGACTGTCAATACCAGGAAG GTGTTCAGGAAGGAAGTAGtatatgttgttgatattagtgcgAGCATGCAAGGGAGGCCTCTTGAGAATGTTAAGGCTGCACTACTGGCTGCCCTCTCTAAACTCAGTCCAGCAGATGCTTTTAATATCATAGCTTTCAACGGGAAAAGCTTATTGTTCTCAACGTCCTTGGTGCCGTCAGGGAAGGAGTCAATTGGAAAGGCAATTCAATGGATTGACCAAAATTTTGTAGCTGAGGGAAGTATTGACATTTCCCTGCCTCTGAACCAG GCAATAGAGATGCTATCGGAAAATGGTGATTCAATTGCTCTTGTTTTTCTAATCACCGATGGGTCTGTTGGAGATGAAAGAGAAATTTGCCAAGCCGTAAGGGGACGGTTGATGAAGAGAGGTTTGAATGCTCCGCGAATTTCGACTTTTGGCATTG GTTTATACTGTAATCACTACTTCTTGCAAATGCTTGCTCAAATCGGGAGAGGTTACTACGATGCTGCATATGATTTAG ATTCAATCGGTTCTCGGCTGGAAAGACTACTTAATGACACATCATCAGTTATTTTAGCAGACCTGAGAATCGAAGCTCTAGAAAATCTTGATTCATTTGAG CTATATCCATGTTATCTGCCAGACCTGTTATCTTCTAGACCACTGATTGTCTCTGGCAGATTCATTGGGACCTGCCCTGATTCTGTTAAAGTTAGCGGCACGTTAGCAGATTCGACCAATTTTGAGGTTGATGTCAAAGTACAAAAAGCAAAGGACTTTCCTTTGGAAAGA GTTTTTGCAAGGAGACAAATTGAAACATTAACTGCCAATGCCTGGTTTTCCGGAAGCAAGCAACTAGAGGAGATG GTTGTGAAGTTGAGCTTGCAAACAGGGGTGCCTTCAGAGTACACCAACTTAGTTTTGGTTGAAAATAAAAAGGAGAAGCAGACCTCTAAATTAGAGGCAGTAGATGAG AAGGCCTCTGATCACTTGAATGTCGAGAAGATCATATACCTTCGAGCACTCGGTGTTGGTTTTGGTGACTTGAAGGCCACTGTAGACAATCTTCCTGTGGAAGCAGCAGAACCAAAGTTGCATGAAACTTCAGAAATGGTATTCGCTGCGGCTTCAAGCTTATGTGGCAAACTATGTGATTGCTGCTGTTGCATGTGTTTCATACAGTTCTGTTCTCGGGTTAATGATCGATGTGCTGTTACGTTAGGACAACTCTGTGCAGCGCTTGCTTGTTTTGAGTGTATTAGTTTTTGTTTTGAAGTCTGTGGAGAATGCAACTAA
- the LOC132633521 gene encoding uncharacterized protein LOC132633521 isoform X2, translated as MGSVLGVEIETPSRSYSTLLIESNDTKDASLIANAKDGFLLKRQIYTLKVPQVAGGSILSIKVSWSQKILYQDGQFSLNIPFSFPWYVNPVEKLSCKKERIRLNMNSGIGTEILCESSSHPFKETRRLVGSLGFLYESDVRAWSMNDLSFSYKVHSSEILGTVLLNSPSMLDFDQREMCCFYLYPPTVNTRKVFRKEVVYVVDISASMQGRPLENVKAALLAALSKLSPADAFNIIAFNGKSLLFSTSLVPSGKESIGKAIQWIDQNFVAEGSIDISLPLNQAIEMLSENGDSIALVFLITDGSVGDEREICQAVRGRLMKRGLNAPRISTFGIGLYCNHYFLQMLAQIGRGYYDAAYDLDSIGSRLERLLNDTSSVILADLRIEALENLDSFELYPCYLPDLLSSRPLIVSGRFIGTCPDSVKVSGTLADSTNFEVDVKVQKAKDFPLERVFARRQIETLTANAWFSGSKQLEEMVVKLSLQTGVPSEYTNLVLVENKKEKQTSKLEAVDEKASDHLNVEKIIYLRALGVGFGDLKATVDNLPVEAAEPKLHETSEMVFAAASSLCGKLCDCCCCMCFIQFCSRVNDRCAVTLGQLCAALACFECISFCFEVCGECN; from the exons ATG GGTTCAGTTCTAGGTGTGGAAATTGAAACACCATCAAGATCGTATTCTACCCTGTTGATTGAATCAAATGATACCAAAGATGCTAGTTTAATAGCCAATGCTAAAGATGGCTTCTTACTAAAACGCCAGATATACACATTAAAGGTCCCTCAG GTTGCTGGAGGTTCTATTCTCTCCATTAAAGTCAGTTGGTCTCAGAAAATATTGTATCAAGATGGTCAATTTTCCTTAAATATACCTTTCAGTTTCCCGTGGTATGTCAATCCAGTTGAAAAACTATCGTGTAAGAAAGAGAGGATTCGGTTGAACATGAACTCTGGTATAGGGACAGAGATTTTATGCGAAAGTTCTAGTCATCCTTTCAAG GAAACAAGACGTTTGGTTGGTAGTTTAGGTTTTTTATACGAGAGTGATGTTCGGGCATGGTCAATGAATGACTTGAGTTTCTCGTACAAA GTTCATTCAAGTGAGATCCTTGGGACAGTGCTTCTGAACTCTCCGTCTATGCTTGATTTTGATCAGAGAGAAATGTGTTGCTTCTATCTATACCCACCGACTGTCAATACCAGGAAG GTGTTCAGGAAGGAAGTAGtatatgttgttgatattagtgcgAGCATGCAAGGGAGGCCTCTTGAGAATGTTAAGGCTGCACTACTGGCTGCCCTCTCTAAACTCAGTCCAGCAGATGCTTTTAATATCATAGCTTTCAACGGGAAAAGCTTATTGTTCTCAACGTCCTTGGTGCCGTCAGGGAAGGAGTCAATTGGAAAGGCAATTCAATGGATTGACCAAAATTTTGTAGCTGAGGGAAGTATTGACATTTCCCTGCCTCTGAACCAG GCAATAGAGATGCTATCGGAAAATGGTGATTCAATTGCTCTTGTTTTTCTAATCACCGATGGGTCTGTTGGAGATGAAAGAGAAATTTGCCAAGCCGTAAGGGGACGGTTGATGAAGAGAGGTTTGAATGCTCCGCGAATTTCGACTTTTGGCATTG GTTTATACTGTAATCACTACTTCTTGCAAATGCTTGCTCAAATCGGGAGAGGTTACTACGATGCTGCATATGATTTAG ATTCAATCGGTTCTCGGCTGGAAAGACTACTTAATGACACATCATCAGTTATTTTAGCAGACCTGAGAATCGAAGCTCTAGAAAATCTTGATTCATTTGAG CTATATCCATGTTATCTGCCAGACCTGTTATCTTCTAGACCACTGATTGTCTCTGGCAGATTCATTGGGACCTGCCCTGATTCTGTTAAAGTTAGCGGCACGTTAGCAGATTCGACCAATTTTGAGGTTGATGTCAAAGTACAAAAAGCAAAGGACTTTCCTTTGGAAAGA GTTTTTGCAAGGAGACAAATTGAAACATTAACTGCCAATGCCTGGTTTTCCGGAAGCAAGCAACTAGAGGAGATG GTTGTGAAGTTGAGCTTGCAAACAGGGGTGCCTTCAGAGTACACCAACTTAGTTTTGGTTGAAAATAAAAAGGAGAAGCAGACCTCTAAATTAGAGGCAGTAGATGAG AAGGCCTCTGATCACTTGAATGTCGAGAAGATCATATACCTTCGAGCACTCGGTGTTGGTTTTGGTGACTTGAAGGCCACTGTAGACAATCTTCCTGTGGAAGCAGCAGAACCAAAGTTGCATGAAACTTCAGAAATGGTATTCGCTGCGGCTTCAAGCTTATGTGGCAAACTATGTGATTGCTGCTGTTGCATGTGTTTCATACAGTTCTGTTCTCGGGTTAATGATCGATGTGCTGTTACGTTAGGACAACTCTGTGCAGCGCTTGCTTGTTTTGAGTGTATTAGTTTTTGTTTTGAAGTCTGTGGAGAATGCAACTAA
- the LOC132633520 gene encoding sm-like protein LSM1B, translating into MSWASPEDIYTSTSLASYLDKKLLVLLRDGRKLLGTLCSFDQFANAVLQGACERAIVGDLYCDIPLGLYIIRGENVVLIGELDVDKEELPPHMTRVSEAEIRRAQKAERDATDLKGSMRKRMEFLDMD; encoded by the exons ATGTCTTGGGCAAGTCCAGAAGATATCTATACCTCTACTTCTCTTGCAAGCTATCTTGACA AGAAGCTTCTTGTGCTGCTGCGAGACGGGCGAAAGCTTTTAGGAACACTTTGTTCTTTTGACCAATTTG CTAATGCTGTTCTTCAAGGTGCATGTGAGCGTGCTATTGTTGGTGATCTATATTGTGATATCCCATTAGGTCTTTATATTATACGTGGGGAAAATGTTGTGTTAATTGGTGAACTG GACGTAGATAAGGAGGAACTTCCTCCCCATATGACACGTGTTTCAGAAGCTGAGATACGAAGG GCGCAGAAAGCTGAAAGGGACGCCACAGATCTTAAAGGCTCGATGAGAAAGAGAATGGAATTCCTTGATATGGATTGA